The DNA window GACGACCTGCACGACGACAGCGCACATCTGGTGTAGACGGCCGCGCACCCGAAGCACGCTGGAAACGGTTGCCGAACTGCCGTTGACATCGGCGTAACACGTTTGCCATCGAAGCTTCCTACAGTGAGGCGGTCCGTCTTCCACACCGGAGCAGCGCGGACCCTCAGCGATAGGAACTTCATTGAGCGGCAACTTCGTCCGTCTGCAGGCGATCAACAACGTCGAGGCATACGTCCCGCCCGCGGTCAGTTTCGTGGCCGGCGAGACCCCGGGCGGGATGTTCGGCAGCAACGTGTTCACCAAGGCCGAGATGCAGGCCCGGCTGCCCAAATCGGTGTACCGGTCCGTGGCGGCGACGATCGACAAGGGCGCCAGGCTCGACCCCGCCGTCGCCGACGCGGTGGCGGTCGCCATGAAGGACTGGGCGCTGGAGCGCGGCGCCACCCACTACGCCCACGTCTTCTACCCGATGACCGGCCTCACCGCCGAAAAGCACGACAGCTTCCTAGAACCCGTCTCGGACGGACAGACGATGGCCGAGTTCGCCGGCAAGACGCTGATCCAGGGCGAACCCGACGCCTCCAGCTTCCCCTCGGGCGGGCTGCGCAGCACCTTCGAGGCGCGCGGTTACACCGGCTGGGACGTGACCAGCCCGGCCTACATCCTGGAAAACCCCAACGGCAACACGCTGTGCATCCCGACCGTGTTCGTGTCGATGACCGGCGAGGCGCTCGACTACAAGACGCCGCTGCTGCGCAGCCAACAGGCCATGGGCACCCACGCCGAGCGCATCCTGAAGCTGTTCGGCCACTCCGACCCCGGGAAGGTGGTGTCGTTCTGCGGGCCCGAGCAGGAGTACTTCCTGGTCGACCGGCACTTCTTCCTCGCGCGCCCGGACCTGGTCAACGCGGGCCGCACCGTGTTCGGCGCCAGGCCGCCCAAGGGGCAGGAGTTCGACGACCATTACTTCGGCGCGATCCCCGAACGCGTCCTGGGCTTCATGATGGACACCGAGCGGGAGCTGTTCAAACTCGGCATTCCCGCCAAGACCCGGCACAACGAGGTGGCGCCCGGCCAGTTCGAGGTGGCGCCGATGTTCGAGCGGGCCAACCTGGCCTCCGACCACCAGCAGCTGCTGATGACGGTTTTCAAGACGCTGGCCAAAAAGCACGGCATGGAATGCCTGTTCCACGAGAAGCCGTTCGCCGGGGTCAACGGGTCGGGCAAACACGTCAACTTCTCGGTGGGCAACGCCGAGCTGGGCTCGCTGCTGGTGCCCGGCGACACCCCCCACGACAACGCCCAGTTCCTGGTGTTCTGCGCCGCGGTGATCCGCGCCGTGCACAAGTACGCGGGCCTGCTGCGGGTCTCGGTCGCCTCGGCCACCAACGACCATCGCCTCGGCGCCAACGAGGCGCCGCCCGCGATCATCTCGATCTTCCTCGGCGAACAGCTCGCCGATGTGTTCGAGCAGATCGCGAAGGGCGCGGCCACCTCGTCAAAAGGCAAGGGCACCATGATCATCGGTGTCGACACGCTGCCCCCGCTGCCGACCGATCCGGGGGACCGCAACCGCACCAGCCCGTTCGCGTTCACCGGCAACCGGTTCGAGTTCCGGGCACCGGGCTCCGGGCAGACGGTCGCGGTGCCGATGATCGTCCTCAACACGATCATGGCGGACTCGTTCGACTACATGGCCACCATTTTGGAGAAGGCCATGGAAGACTCCGCGGACGGCGAGAACTTCGACGCGGCGGTGCAGAAGCTGCTCACCGAGATCATCACCGAACACGGCGCGGTGGTGTTCAACGGCGACGGCTATTCGGAGAACTGGCAGATCGAGGCGGCCGAACGGGGCCTGCCCAACCTCAAGACCACGCTGGACGCCATCCCGGAGCTGATCAAGCCGGAGGCGGTGGAGGTGTTCGCGAAGTACGGCGTGTTCAGCGACCGCGAGCTGCACAGCCGTTACGAGGTGCGCCTCGAGCAGTACGCGCTGACCATCGGGGTCGAGGCCAAGCTCACGCTCGAGATCGGGACGACGGTCATCCTGCCGGCCGCGATCCGCTACCAGACCGAGCTCGCGCAGAACGTCGCCACCGTGAAGGCCGCCGGTATGGAGCCGAGTATGGTTGCACTGCAATCGGTTTCGGAACCATTGGCCGACCTCGAGGGGGCGCTGGCGACGCTGCGGGTGGCGCTGTCGGAGCACTCGGGGGCCTCGGCGCTCGACGAGGCCAGGCATGCCCAACGGGCGTTGCTGCCGGCGATGGAGGCGGTGCGCACCGCCGCCGACACCTTGGAAGGCGTCGTGGCCGACGACCTGTGGCCGCTGCCGACCTACCAGGAGATGCTCTACATCCTCTAGCGTCACTCCTCGTCGTCGGCTCCGCGTTCGCTCAGCCCCTCCCGGGAGAGCGCCCTGACAAATCCGTACGCCTGCATCCCGGCCTTGCCCGGGTTTGCGACGATCCAGTCGTTGATCTTGCCCAGCGCCCTGGCCAGGTCGTCGCGCCTGATCCGCACCAGGTAGGTCTTCCTGTCGTCTGCCGGATCGTCGCTGGATTCGGCGACGGCCACGGGATGGCGGAACGCGTAGGCGATCCCGTGCACGGCATCGTGGTTCAGCGCCCACTGAAGCTCGTCGGGCCGCAACCGATTCACCGCCAGATTCCGGTAGGCGTCGTGGTCGTGTGAACTGCTCACCTGGCCGCTGGTCCTCCTCTACGAACTCGGAGAATGTGAACGGCGATGGACTGAAGACGATGCGGTGCAGGCGATGCGTCGCAAGTTCCGCCGCCATCATAGGAAGCGGCTTGTCCGTCTGCACGCCGAGTGATAGCCCGACCGCCGTCAACGGCGGTACTTCAGGTACAGGTAGCCCTCGCGTACCAGGGCGTGCTCGAGCCGCATAGCGACCGGCGCGGGCAGCCGCGACGGCAGCCGCCGACCCACCGGCTGACTCGCGGCGAGGCTGGGGGCCAGGGTCACGCAGAACTCGGCGAGTGCGTCGGCCTCCACCAGCTCGTCGAGCAGCGTGGGTCCGCCCTCGCACAGGATGCGGCGCATGCCTTGTTCGCGCAGCAGGTCAAGGGCCCGCGTCACGTCGACCGAATCCTCGCCGGCGACCAGCACCCGGAGGCGTCGGTCGTGGTGCAGCCGTGCGGCGGAGCGTGCGCAGGTGAGCAGGATCGGTGGCCGGTCGGGCTCGTCCAAAAGCCGGGACGGCAGGTCACCGCTGCGGCTGACCACGGCGACCGGGGGCGGGTCCGGGCGTCCCTCGGCGTGCCGGCCGGCTCGCTGCGCCTCGGTCAGCCGCACCGGGCCGTAGTTCTCGGCGCGCGCGGTGCCGGCGCCGACCAGCACCACGTCGGCGAAGGCGCGCAGAGTCCTCAGCAGCCGCTGATCGGTGGGGCACGACAGGGGGCCCGCGCGACCGCCGAACGCCGCGGCGCCATCGGCGCTGAAGATCATGTTGGCGCGCACGCCGTCGGGGGGTTCGGCGTAGCAGGCGGCCAGCTCGGCGACGCCGTCGACGGCGCCCACCCGGGGACAGCCCACCGGTCAGGCCTCGTGGCCCGGCCGCAGGTCCCGGACGTCGCCGAAGGACACCCAGCGTTCCAGGTCGTGCGGCGCGCTGCCGTCCACCGGCTCCAGCAGGTGCCCGACGTGGTCGCCCAGGGTGAACCGGTCCAGGATCTTGCCGGCGAACCAGGCGGCCGCCTCGTCGAGGACGGGCAGGTCCGCGGGGCCGCGGTGCCAGGAGCACCGCTCGAATTTGTCGATCTCGTCGCCGGTCTGCCCGCCGAACAGCTCGACGACGTCGAGATGCTCGCGGTCGAACACGTGGACCGCCAGGTGCGTGGCGCCACCGGCCACCCGGAACGTGTGGTTGCGCTTGGACAGGCCCACCAGGAAGCGTGGCGGATGGATGCTGGTCTGGCTGGCGAAGCCCACCAGGCAGCCCGCCGACACACCGTCGGCTGCCGTGGTGACGACGAACATCGGATAGTTCAGCTGCGCCACCAGCTTCTCGAACGCCTCGACTCCAGGTTTGCTCACCCGCCCAGTCTTCCCGTTCTGAGCCGGCCGGAACCGCATTGACGCGATGGTCGCCGTGCCGCGCCCGAGCCGCGTCGCTTAGCCGAGCGGGTCGTTCGCGCGGACCCCGCGGTACATGCCCCACCGGACCAATCCCGGCATCACCACCCGCTCCACCGACCACGGCGGCAAGCGGAAGGCCTGCCCGCTCGGCAAGAACACCTCCAGCCCGTCGGGCTGGATCCCCAGCAGCGAGCCCCACCGCCGGCCCGGCGCCCGGTAGCCGCGCAGGCGCCGGCCCGCGAATTCGGCGCGGACGTTGCGGGCCACCAGCGCGTCCCCACGGTTGCGGGCCGAGCTGCGCAGCGGGTCGGTGGCCGCGACGTCGCCGACGGCGAACACACCCCGCTGACCGGGCACCCGCAGTTCCGGCGTCACGCGCACGAAGCCGTGCTCGTCGAGCAGTTCGGGTGGCAGCCAGCCGGTGTTGGGCCGTACCCGTCCGATCGCCCACAGCACCGCGGCGGCGGAAGCCGGAGGCTGCCCGGTGCTCCACCGGACCGGGTCGGCGGTGATCTCGTCGCCGGCGAACCCGTCGGGAATCTCGGCCCGGTGCCCCGGATGCAGGCCGACGCCGAGGTCGGTCAGCCGGGTCTGGATGCGCCGCCAGGTTCGGGGGTGGTAGGCGGGCAGGGCTCGCTGGCCGGGGAAGTAGAGGTCGATGCGCTTGCCGGGCCAGCTGGTCGCCATGTTGGCGGCGCTGCTGACCGCGGCCACGCCGCCACCCACGACGATCACCGATCCGGCGGCGGCGAGCCGGGCGTGCGCGGCGCGCAGGTCCGCCCCGATCTCGGTGGCCGACTGCAGCGTGGGCCGGCGCCAGAACCCGTTGGTCACCCCGGTGGAGATGACCAGCGCGTCGTACTCCACGGCGACCGGCGTGCCATCCTCGCGCCGGCCCGCGACCGTGCGGGCCGCCAGGTCCAGCCCGGTAAGCGTGGCCTGGATCGTGCGCACCGATTCCAGGCGGCGGAACCGGTCGAACGGGATCCAGTAGTCGCGGGCCCAGTCCGCGGGGCGGGAGAGCCGCACACCGAGTTCCTGGCCGCTGACCAGGCCGGGTTTGACCGAGATCCCGGTGACGTCGGCGTGGCGGGACAGCCGGATCGCGGTCAGCACACCGACGTCGCCCAGCCCGGCGATCACGACGCGCCGTCGGGTCATGTCGCGGCCCGGTGCGGCGGCGTCGGCACGAATCGCGAGACCCGGTCGATGACGCGCTGGTAGTCCGGCCGGCGTTGCAGGCTGCGCTGTTCCATCATCGGGATGCTGGCGCCCAGGAACATCGCGAGCATTGCCAGCGCACCGCCGAACAGCCACCACGCGTCCGCCGGGGCGGCCGCGACGCCGAACAGCGCCAGGGCGACCCAGAAGGCGAACTCGCCGAAGTAGTTCGGGTGCCGCGACCACCGCCACAGCCCGCGGTCCATCACATCGCCGGGCCGGCGGCTGCGCACGAACCGGTGCAGCTGCACATCGGCGACGGACTCGAAGGCCACCGCCGCGACACCGACCGCGAACGCGACCGCCGTGAGCCATCCGAGGTCACCGCCTCGACGCGTCACGCAGACGTAGACCGGTAGCATGCCCGCGAAGACCTGCAGGGTCGGGATGAGGTGTATGGCGACCAGATCGACGGCGAATTCCCGCTTTCCGGCCCGCTGCCGGAACATCTGGTAGCGCCAGTCTTCGTGGTGCAGTCCCGGGAATCCGTAGACCCAGTTGGCGGTCAGCCGCACCGCCCACACCAGGACGAGCGCCGCGACGAGCCAGCAGCGCGGGCGATCCGTGCCCGCCTGGCTCCACCAGTAGAACGTCAGCAGCGGCGGGATGACGCTCCAATAGGCGTCGTAGCAGCTCGAGTTACGGAATCCGCGACTGAAGGCGAACACCACCGCCGTCGCCAGGACGTCGGCCACGAGGGTGTCCAACCACAGCCTGCCCGTCGTCGTCCCCCAGGCCAGCCAGGCGGCGGCGACGGCGACGGCGGTGGCGTAGGCGACGCCGATGACGGCGAGCGACCGCGACTTCGTCATCGTGTTCATCGGCGCGACTGAACGCGCTCGCCGACAGCGCAATTCATGCGTGGCCTCCTCGGCGCGACGCCGGGATACCCGTGCCGGCGGCCGCGATCGGCAAACTGTAACACGTTCTAGTAAGCCGTCCGGGGGCGTTGGTGGCTACATGACGACGTGACCGGCGTCCACGGGTATCGACACACCCGTCACGTAGCGCGCCCGGGGGCCGACCAGCCACAGCACGGCGTCGGTGACGTCCTGCGGCTCGACGAGGGACGCGTCGGGTAGCAGGGTCTGGGAGAGGGCGGGGTTTGGATTCTCTGTCATCTGTCTGACGACGAAGTCGTTGAGGATCATCGGGGTCGCGACGCCGCCCGGATGCACCGAGTTGACCCGGATCTTGTGCGGCGCATACGCATTGGCCGCCGAACGCATCAGCCCGACCACGCCGTGCTTGGAGGCGGCATAGGCGAACATGGCGGCGCTGCCGTCCCCGCCCCGGCCGGTCAGGCCCTGCGACGAGCTGACCAGGACGACCGATCCGCCACGGCCCTTGCGGACGATCGACGGCACCGTCGCCACCAGCGTGTTCCACACGCCCTTGAGGTTGGTGTCGACGATCGCGTCGAAGATCGGTTCGGCGCGGGTCTGGGTGTCGCCGATCGCCACCACTCCGGCGTTGGCGATGACGATGTCGATCTCGCCGAGTTCGTCGACGCCGGCGCGCACCCCGGCCTCCAGCTGTTCGAGGTCGCGGACGTCGGCGACGACGGGCACCGCCCTGCCGCCCGCGGCCCGGACCAGTCGCACGGTCTCGTCGAGGTCGGCTTTGGTGGCCAGCGGGTAGGGGATCGCGTCGATGTCGGCGCACAGGTCCACGGCGATGATGTCGGCGCCCTGCCCGGCCAGCGCCACGGCGTGGCTGCGTCCCTGGCCGCGCCCCGCGCCGGTGACGACGGCGACGGTGTTCGCGAGTTCCCGCTCGGGTTCACCCATGGCTAGATCTCCATCGTTGTGCTGGTTGCCTTTTCGGCGAACGCCACCAGGCGGGCGGCCGTGTCGTAGTCGCACGCCAGCTCCGTGCGGCCGATCAGGACGGGGCCGCCGCGCAGTCCGAACCGGCCGCTGACCCCGACGTAGTTGCCCGGCGGCAGGGGTTCGCTGATGCAGTGCGCGTCGGAGCCGACGTTGATGATCTGCGAGCGCACCCGCGGCAGCAGCAGGTTGGTCAGGGCGAACGGTCCGAGCAGGTTGGTGGCCAGCGTCGTCTCGAATCCGTCGGCGGTCTCGGTGCGGTGGTCGGTCAGGGTGCCGGCGTTGTTGACCAGGATGTCGACGTCGCCGAGTTCGGTGTTGCGCACAGCCAGGATCACGTGGGCGCCGGCCCTGGCCAGGGCGCGCGTCGTGCCCAGGCCGACGCCGTTGGTCGCGCCGGTCACGATCACCCGCTTGCCGGTCAGGTCGCCGAGCCGGCCCGGCGTCCACGGTGCTGCCACGCGATCAGAGTAATGGTTGGTTCTATGAAAGTAAGGCCGGCTCTGCCACGATGGTCTGCGACGGTCACCAGGCAGGAGCGAGCCCGAGTGAATGACAGCGCCATTGAGATCACCAACCTGATCTACCGCTACGCCGAACTTATCGACGCCGGTGACCTCGACGCCGTCGCGGGCCTTTTCGCCCACGGCCGCATCTGCGGAGTCGAGAACGGCCCGCCCGAGACGGTGTTCACCGGATCGGCCGGCGTGCGGAAGATGTACGAGATGGCCACCCGCATCTACGAGGACGGCACCCCCAAGACCAAACACAACACCAGCAACGTGCAACTACACATCGACGAGGCCGGCGGGACCGCCCGCAGCACGTCCTACTACTGCGTCACCCAGGCCACTCCCGAGCTGCCGCTGCAGGTGATCGTGACCGGGCATTACAAGGACACCTTTCACCGGGTCGACGGGGCGTGGTGGTTCGACACCCGCACGATGTTCGTCGACCAGGTCGGCGACGTCAGCCGGCACCTGAAGTTCTGAGCCCGTGCCCCACCCGGACGCCTTCGATGCCGCCGGCGTGCTGGCCGACGCGCAGCGCAAGGAGGCCCTGACCGACTGGGGGCCGGGGGATTTCGAACGCCCGCTGGGCGTGCTGCTGGCCGACTACGCCCATGCCGACCTCAACGCCGTCGGGGCCCACATCCTGCGGTCGGGCATCGTGCACAGCCTGCGCATGCGGTTGCGTGCCCTGGAATGGCTCCGCCGCCACCCCGAGATCCTCGACGAGCGGGTGGTCGCGCCCGTCGTCGTGGTGGGCATGATGCGCAGCGGCACCACCCTGCTGCAGCGACTGCTGGCCGCCGACCCGCGTTTCCACTGCGCCCAAGGCTG is part of the Mycobacterium sp. HUMS_12744610 genome and encodes:
- a CDS encoding glutamine synthetase III → MSGNFVRLQAINNVEAYVPPAVSFVAGETPGGMFGSNVFTKAEMQARLPKSVYRSVAATIDKGARLDPAVADAVAVAMKDWALERGATHYAHVFYPMTGLTAEKHDSFLEPVSDGQTMAEFAGKTLIQGEPDASSFPSGGLRSTFEARGYTGWDVTSPAYILENPNGNTLCIPTVFVSMTGEALDYKTPLLRSQQAMGTHAERILKLFGHSDPGKVVSFCGPEQEYFLVDRHFFLARPDLVNAGRTVFGARPPKGQEFDDHYFGAIPERVLGFMMDTERELFKLGIPAKTRHNEVAPGQFEVAPMFERANLASDHQQLLMTVFKTLAKKHGMECLFHEKPFAGVNGSGKHVNFSVGNAELGSLLVPGDTPHDNAQFLVFCAAVIRAVHKYAGLLRVSVASATNDHRLGANEAPPAIISIFLGEQLADVFEQIAKGAATSSKGKGTMIIGVDTLPPLPTDPGDRNRTSPFAFTGNRFEFRAPGSGQTVAVPMIVLNTIMADSFDYMATILEKAMEDSADGENFDAAVQKLLTEIITEHGAVVFNGDGYSENWQIEAAERGLPNLKTTLDAIPELIKPEAVEVFAKYGVFSDRELHSRYEVRLEQYALTIGVEAKLTLEIGTTVILPAAIRYQTELAQNVATVKAAGMEPSMVALQSVSEPLADLEGALATLRVALSEHSGASALDEARHAQRALLPAMEAVRTAADTLEGVVADDLWPLPTYQEMLYIL
- a CDS encoding pyrimidine reductase family protein, with protein sequence MGCPRVGAVDGVAELAACYAEPPDGVRANMIFSADGAAAFGGRAGPLSCPTDQRLLRTLRAFADVVLVGAGTARAENYGPVRLTEAQRAGRHAEGRPDPPPVAVVSRSGDLPSRLLDEPDRPPILLTCARSAARLHHDRRLRVLVAGEDSVDVTRALDLLREQGMRRILCEGGPTLLDELVEADALAEFCVTLAPSLAASQPVGRRLPSRLPAPVAMRLEHALVREGYLYLKYRR
- a CDS encoding flavin reductase family protein, with translation MSKPGVEAFEKLVAQLNYPMFVVTTAADGVSAGCLVGFASQTSIHPPRFLVGLSKRNHTFRVAGGATHLAVHVFDREHLDVVELFGGQTGDEIDKFERCSWHRGPADLPVLDEAAAWFAGKILDRFTLGDHVGHLLEPVDGSAPHDLERWVSFGDVRDLRPGHEA
- a CDS encoding FAD-dependent oxidoreductase, which translates into the protein MTRRRVVIAGLGDVGVLTAIRLSRHADVTGISVKPGLVSGQELGVRLSRPADWARDYWIPFDRFRRLESVRTIQATLTGLDLAARTVAGRREDGTPVAVEYDALVISTGVTNGFWRRPTLQSATEIGADLRAAHARLAAAGSVIVVGGGVAAVSSAANMATSWPGKRIDLYFPGQRALPAYHPRTWRRIQTRLTDLGVGLHPGHRAEIPDGFAGDEITADPVRWSTGQPPASAAAVLWAIGRVRPNTGWLPPELLDEHGFVRVTPELRVPGQRGVFAVGDVAATDPLRSSARNRGDALVARNVRAEFAGRRLRGYRAPGRRWGSLLGIQPDGLEVFLPSGQAFRLPPWSVERVVMPGLVRWGMYRGVRANDPLG
- a CDS encoding DUF1295 domain-containing protein is translated as MNTMTKSRSLAVIGVAYATAVAVAAAWLAWGTTTGRLWLDTLVADVLATAVVFAFSRGFRNSSCYDAYWSVIPPLLTFYWWSQAGTDRPRCWLVAALVLVWAVRLTANWVYGFPGLHHEDWRYQMFRQRAGKREFAVDLVAIHLIPTLQVFAGMLPVYVCVTRRGGDLGWLTAVAFAVGVAAVAFESVADVQLHRFVRSRRPGDVMDRGLWRWSRHPNYFGEFAFWVALALFGVAAAPADAWWLFGGALAMLAMFLGASIPMMEQRSLQRRPDYQRVIDRVSRFVPTPPHRAAT
- a CDS encoding mycofactocin-coupled SDR family oxidoreductase — encoded protein: MGEPERELANTVAVVTGAGRGQGRSHAVALAGQGADIIAVDLCADIDAIPYPLATKADLDETVRLVRAAGGRAVPVVADVRDLEQLEAGVRAGVDELGEIDIVIANAGVVAIGDTQTRAEPIFDAIVDTNLKGVWNTLVATVPSIVRKGRGGSVVLVSSSQGLTGRGGDGSAAMFAYAASKHGVVGLMRSAANAYAPHKIRVNSVHPGGVATPMILNDFVVRQMTENPNPALSQTLLPDASLVEPQDVTDAVLWLVGPRARYVTGVSIPVDAGHVVM
- a CDS encoding SDR family NAD(P)-dependent oxidoreductase; the protein is MAAPWTPGRLGDLTGKRVIVTGATNGVGLGTTRALARAGAHVILAVRNTELGDVDILVNNAGTLTDHRTETADGFETTLATNLLGPFALTNLLLPRVRSQIINVGSDAHCISEPLPPGNYVGVSGRFGLRGGPVLIGRTELACDYDTAARLVAFAEKATSTTMEI
- a CDS encoding nuclear transport factor 2 family protein, with the translated sequence MNDSAIEITNLIYRYAELIDAGDLDAVAGLFAHGRICGVENGPPETVFTGSAGVRKMYEMATRIYEDGTPKTKHNTSNVQLHIDEAGGTARSTSYYCVTQATPELPLQVIVTGHYKDTFHRVDGAWWFDTRTMFVDQVGDVSRHLKF